In the genome of Thiomicrospira aerophila AL3, one region contains:
- a CDS encoding cation-translocating P-type ATPase: MPKLPYRQDPDALAAELNTDLSCGMTQHAAQQRRQEDGPNIFTDTATISSLRLLLQQFTNPLLIVLMFGALLSFVIAHYVDAIAIAVIILINALISFVQAYKAQKSIEALRTMAAPKCWVRRDNQWQHLAARDLVRGDIIKLDTGAIVPADARLIDISSLHIDESALTGESEPVSKHTQTINNKTLAVADQTNMVFMSTAVTHGQGTALVTAIGMNTEVGHIAQLMQQTETRLTPLQLRILRLSKLLIWAAAVIISTIIILGMLQSFGWAELARTGISLAVAAIPEGLPTVVTIVLTLGAYQMMRSNALAKQLNAVETLGSTSIICSDKTGTLTQNKMQVTQIWQANQSYHLTGLGYEPQGEFLASDSSQASQPIDPTQHTDLTQLLDYAALCNDAVLIIDNERYSIHGMPTEGALIVAAAKANITQASLATRFKRLASQPFDSERKMMSVVIQDQDQQAWLIVKGAPDVLLARCNTALIAQQQASITRVHQDALDAIASFGQQALRTLAVAIRPLTPAEAAKPDLSLEYDLTLVGLFGIIDPPRPEAITAIADCHEAGIAVAMITGDHAETAKAIAFQMGITTTAEAPCLVGEELNQLDEFQLTQAVKKVRVFARVTPEHKLRIVQALQANQEVVAMTGDGVNDAPALRSADIGVAMGIAGTGVAKESADLILLDDNFATIVMAVREGRRIYDNIRKFIRQGLTANVSEVSALLFAFAFITNEPLLTLAPLMILWVNLISDGLPALALGIDQAEKNVMSRPPRSSQESLFAQHLGTKIIVRGLVLGAITFGVFQWAILQGYAESYAQTLAFMTLIFGQLVHIFDARSFGTLYDRNPFNNPALVLMVLASASLSILMVYWSWGQLVLGTSALTIEHLLIVMFIAALPTLILSGANKLFRWHWL; encoded by the coding sequence ATGCCAAAACTCCCTTATCGTCAAGATCCCGATGCACTAGCCGCCGAACTGAATACTGACCTCTCGTGCGGCATGACGCAGCACGCCGCGCAACAGCGCCGGCAAGAAGACGGCCCCAATATATTTACTGACACAGCGACCATTTCGTCCTTAAGGCTACTGTTACAACAATTCACCAACCCACTGTTAATTGTATTGATGTTTGGTGCACTGCTATCTTTTGTTATTGCCCATTATGTAGATGCGATTGCTATTGCGGTTATTATCCTAATCAACGCTTTGATCAGCTTTGTCCAAGCCTATAAAGCGCAAAAATCTATTGAAGCCCTTCGCACTATGGCCGCACCTAAATGCTGGGTGCGGCGTGATAATCAATGGCAGCACCTTGCGGCACGTGACCTGGTGAGAGGCGACATCATTAAGCTCGATACCGGTGCTATTGTGCCTGCAGATGCCCGCTTGATAGACATAAGTAGCTTACATATTGATGAGTCAGCGCTCACGGGTGAGTCAGAACCGGTTAGCAAGCACACCCAAACTATTAACAACAAGACGCTAGCCGTTGCCGATCAAACTAATATGGTCTTTATGAGTACCGCCGTCACCCATGGCCAAGGTACTGCTCTTGTTACCGCTATCGGCATGAACACCGAGGTTGGGCATATTGCGCAACTGATGCAACAAACTGAAACACGCTTGACTCCCTTACAACTGCGCATTTTACGCCTATCCAAGCTGCTCATCTGGGCGGCAGCCGTAATTATTTCAACCATCATCATTCTCGGAATGTTACAGAGTTTTGGCTGGGCAGAATTAGCGCGCACGGGCATTTCATTAGCCGTTGCCGCAATCCCAGAGGGCCTTCCAACCGTTGTTACAATCGTATTAACCTTGGGCGCGTATCAAATGATGCGCAGCAACGCCCTAGCCAAACAACTCAATGCAGTTGAAACCCTAGGCTCTACCAGTATTATTTGTTCTGACAAAACCGGCACACTTACCCAGAACAAGATGCAGGTAACTCAAATTTGGCAAGCCAATCAATCCTATCACTTAACCGGATTAGGTTATGAACCACAAGGTGAGTTCCTAGCCAGCGACTCTTCGCAAGCAAGCCAACCTATTGACCCAACTCAACACACTGACCTCACCCAATTGCTCGACTATGCCGCACTATGCAATGATGCCGTGCTAATCATCGATAACGAACGCTACAGCATTCACGGCATGCCCACAGAAGGCGCGCTCATTGTGGCCGCAGCCAAAGCTAACATTACCCAAGCGTCCCTGGCAACGCGCTTCAAGCGACTGGCTAGCCAACCCTTTGACTCTGAGCGCAAAATGATGAGCGTGGTCATTCAAGATCAAGATCAGCAGGCCTGGTTAATTGTAAAAGGCGCGCCCGATGTGTTATTAGCTCGCTGCAACACCGCTTTAATCGCTCAACAACAAGCGTCTATTACAAGGGTTCATCAAGATGCATTAGACGCAATCGCGTCTTTTGGGCAACAGGCGTTACGAACCTTAGCGGTGGCCATTCGACCATTGACACCCGCCGAAGCGGCAAAACCCGATTTGTCACTGGAATATGATTTAACCCTAGTGGGTCTGTTTGGTATTATTGATCCGCCTCGACCTGAAGCGATAACAGCAATTGCTGATTGTCACGAAGCCGGCATTGCTGTTGCCATGATTACCGGTGACCATGCCGAAACAGCCAAAGCCATTGCCTTTCAAATGGGCATTACCACTACAGCTGAAGCACCATGTTTAGTCGGTGAAGAATTAAATCAACTCGACGAGTTTCAACTGACTCAGGCCGTTAAGAAAGTGCGTGTATTTGCACGCGTAACCCCCGAACACAAACTGCGCATAGTTCAAGCCTTGCAAGCCAATCAAGAAGTGGTCGCCATGACAGGAGATGGCGTCAATGATGCACCGGCACTGCGCAGCGCTGACATAGGGGTCGCCATGGGCATAGCTGGCACAGGGGTCGCCAAAGAATCTGCTGATCTGATTTTACTCGATGATAACTTTGCCACCATCGTCATGGCCGTAAGAGAAGGACGGCGGATTTATGACAATATTCGCAAATTTATTCGTCAAGGCCTCACGGCCAATGTCAGTGAAGTCAGCGCACTATTATTTGCCTTTGCTTTCATCACCAATGAGCCCCTGCTGACACTCGCGCCCCTAATGATTTTATGGGTCAACTTAATAAGCGACGGCTTGCCAGCACTTGCACTGGGCATTGATCAAGCAGAAAAAAATGTTATGTCTCGCCCACCTCGATCAAGCCAGGAAAGTTTATTTGCGCAACATTTAGGCACCAAAATTATTGTTCGAGGCTTAGTACTGGGCGCCATTACCTTTGGCGTATTTCAATGGGCTATCTTACAGGGCTACGCCGAAAGCTATGCACAAACCTTGGCATTTATGACGCTTATTTTTGGCCAGCTTGTCCATATTTTTGACGCTCGCAGTTTTGGCACGCTCTATGATCGCAATCCATTCAACAATCCCGCATTAGTGCTGATGGTGCTGGCCTCGGCCAGCTTATCGATATTGATGGTATATTGGTCATGGGGTCAGCTGGTACTTGGGACGAGTGCACTGACGATAGAGCATCTTCTCATTGTTATGTTCATTGCGGCCTTGCCAACCCTGATCTTATCGGGCGCTAACAAGCTGTTTCGATGGCACTGGCTCTAG
- the mutM gene encoding bifunctional DNA-formamidopyrimidine glycosylase/DNA-(apurinic or apyrimidinic site) lyase has product MPELPEVETTLRGIAPHLNGQTVASLTVHQGRLRWPVPSDLAAKITQQPITRLSRRAKYLLLEFPTGTLIIHLGMSGSLRILDANTPRKKHDHIDLLTTQGQTLRYHDPRRFGAWLWTDDTATSHPLLAHLGPEPLDAAFNASWLLQQAKHRKIPLKTLIMDNKVVVGVGNIYANESLFLAGLHPALPAKDLSQQQAENWVMIVKQVLAKAIEQGGTTLRDFYHADGQAGYFKQHLYVYGRAGEACQVCGTGLEKMIIQQRASVFCPRCQALPSSS; this is encoded by the coding sequence GTGCCTGAATTACCTGAAGTTGAAACAACGCTGCGTGGCATTGCCCCGCATTTAAACGGGCAAACCGTGGCCAGCCTGACCGTCCATCAAGGACGGTTACGCTGGCCGGTGCCAAGTGATCTTGCCGCTAAAATTACCCAACAACCGATTACCCGCTTAAGTCGCCGCGCTAAATACCTATTGCTTGAGTTTCCGACCGGGACGTTGATTATTCATCTCGGCATGTCTGGCTCGTTACGCATTTTAGACGCCAATACACCCCGCAAAAAACACGACCATATTGATTTGTTAACCACCCAAGGTCAAACCCTACGTTATCATGACCCGCGCCGCTTTGGCGCTTGGCTCTGGACCGATGACACTGCAACATCCCATCCATTGCTCGCCCACTTAGGTCCCGAACCTTTAGATGCTGCGTTTAATGCAAGCTGGCTGTTACAACAGGCTAAACATCGCAAGATTCCATTGAAAACGCTGATTATGGATAACAAGGTCGTAGTAGGTGTTGGCAATATTTATGCCAATGAATCGCTGTTTTTAGCAGGCCTCCATCCTGCGCTGCCCGCTAAAGACTTGTCGCAACAGCAGGCCGAGAATTGGGTGATGATTGTTAAACAGGTATTGGCTAAGGCCATTGAACAAGGCGGCACCACCCTACGCGACTTCTATCATGCTGATGGTCAAGCGGGCTATTTTAAACAACATCTTTATGTCTATGGCCGTGCCGGTGAAGCCTGCCAGGTGTGTGGCACAGGGCTCGAAAAAATGATTATTCAACAACGCGCCAGTGTATTCTGCCCAAGATGCCAGGCACTTCCCAGCTCGTCGTAA
- a CDS encoding TIGR01777 family oxidoreductase, with the protein MKIVILGGTGFVGRHLSRHLTEQGHQVTAQGRSAFKDLDHLTQLIDNQDVVIQLAGANIGERWNEAYKRELYDSRIATSELLQKALAKANTPPERILAASAIGIYPQRPCGQPLDERCTDVDPGFLGHLGQAWEAANAQLTPAPLIMRFGVVLGLDGGALAKMLPAFRLGGGGPVAGGQQCFSWIHIDDLVAAISWALGQPTLSGAINFCAPEPLTQAAFGRTLAHALGRPFWLPMPEVALKILFGEGAQVLTHSSCVVPTRLTELGFKFTYPNATSAIKHLVSRA; encoded by the coding sequence ATGAAGATTGTTATTCTAGGCGGTACAGGATTTGTGGGACGTCACCTATCACGTCATCTTACCGAGCAGGGCCATCAGGTCACTGCGCAAGGGCGCTCAGCATTTAAGGACTTAGATCACCTCACCCAACTCATTGATAACCAAGATGTGGTGATTCAATTAGCGGGCGCCAATATTGGGGAGCGCTGGAATGAAGCCTATAAACGCGAACTTTATGATAGCCGGATTGCCACCAGCGAACTGCTACAAAAAGCCCTAGCGAAAGCAAATACCCCACCCGAACGCATTTTAGCGGCTTCTGCAATTGGTATTTATCCGCAACGCCCTTGTGGTCAACCCCTTGACGAACGGTGTACCGATGTCGATCCAGGGTTTTTAGGTCATTTAGGCCAAGCCTGGGAAGCCGCTAATGCCCAACTGACGCCCGCGCCACTGATTATGCGTTTTGGCGTAGTACTCGGATTGGATGGCGGTGCATTGGCGAAAATGTTACCGGCCTTTCGTTTGGGCGGAGGTGGCCCGGTCGCCGGAGGGCAGCAATGTTTCAGTTGGATTCACATTGATGACTTGGTTGCTGCGATCAGTTGGGCACTGGGCCAACCGACGCTTAGCGGGGCCATTAACTTCTGCGCACCCGAGCCGCTGACCCAAGCGGCATTTGGTCGTACCTTAGCTCATGCATTAGGTCGCCCATTTTGGCTACCGATGCCAGAAGTTGCGCTAAAAATCCTGTTTGGTGAAGGCGCACAAGTCTTGACCCACAGTAGTTGTGTGGTGCCGACCCGTTTAACTGAATTAGGTTTTAAATTTACCTACCCTAATGCCACCTCGGCCATAAAACACTTGGTGAGCCGTGCCTGA
- the folM gene encoding dihydromonapterin reductase → MKLKQAIVITGAGQRIGLALAQHLIQQRPHPIVFTYRSLKPGVEQLLAAGAVGFQVDFNHPDAVKHLMPKLTEQVGSLRALIHNASLWWPDSAPDALQKQFDVHVRAPYELNQACLPLLQACQSEQKDIISISDARVSQGHPSKIAYLATKAALENMTLSFAQAFAPDVKVNAIAPALLTFHPQDSAAYRQARLDRLLLPMEPGAQVLCHAVDYLLDNPYTTGTILPLDGGSRLVGQRLDK, encoded by the coding sequence GTGAAACTCAAACAGGCAATCGTGATTACCGGGGCAGGTCAGCGAATCGGGTTGGCGTTGGCGCAGCATTTAATCCAACAGCGTCCGCATCCGATTGTATTTACCTATCGAAGCCTCAAGCCTGGCGTTGAGCAGTTGTTAGCTGCCGGCGCAGTGGGGTTTCAGGTTGATTTTAATCATCCCGATGCGGTTAAACACCTGATGCCAAAACTAACCGAACAGGTCGGCAGTCTCCGCGCCTTGATACACAATGCCTCGCTCTGGTGGCCGGATTCGGCACCGGATGCGTTGCAAAAACAGTTTGATGTGCATGTGCGTGCGCCTTATGAGCTTAACCAGGCCTGCTTGCCCTTGTTACAAGCCTGTCAGTCCGAGCAAAAAGATATTATCAGTATTTCAGATGCGCGCGTTAGCCAAGGTCATCCGTCGAAAATTGCCTATTTAGCAACCAAAGCTGCACTAGAGAATATGACCTTGTCTTTTGCGCAAGCTTTTGCCCCCGATGTAAAAGTTAATGCCATTGCTCCGGCCTTATTAACCTTTCATCCGCAAGACAGTGCGGCCTATCGTCAAGCGCGTTTAGACCGGTTATTGTTGCCCATGGAGCCGGGTGCGCAGGTTTTATGCCATGCTGTCGATTATTTGCTGGATAACCCCTACACCACGGGCACGATTTTGCCCTTAGATGGTGGTAGCCGTTTGGTCGGCCAACGCCTGGATAAATAA
- the ggt gene encoding gamma-glutamyltransferase: MRLFKATLAKHCLRICALSCLLYLPSSQAYQHAVAMPDHYSATIAQHILDRGGNAVDAAVAASFGLAVTYPEAGNLGGGGFMLMRMHHHNWFLDYRETAPARAHRDLFLDEQGEVIPFASLLGPQSSGVPGQVMGLWQAHQRFGHLRWQEVLAPAIELAEQGFVVTKELADVAEWYSGWSSDKGYSNNFNTYFGNLVVGERLVQPELAATLKRLSRDGVREFYHGETADLIVAHQQRIGGLITHQDLANYHAIWREPVQANWQGMTVVSAPPPSSGGIALIQLLLMAEQHQLALKAESHNSAHYIHILAELKKRAYADRAEYLGDSDFVAVPIERLIDPAYIAKRAAEIDLTAPSATEAVAPGLAPFNESEQTSHFSIVDRWGNAVASTFTLNMPFGNGWVVPGAGFLMNNEMDDFSAKPGVPNLYGVIGNEANAIAPNKRMLSSMSPTLVIANQKVDAVLGTPGGSTIITSVFQTLLNSYWFTMPLQQAIDITRVHHQLWPSQQIGFHPELDSSTQQQLREMGYQVEARRFFGDMQVIKRQADGTFDAASDQRGRGESRVWPQPQ, from the coding sequence ATGCGCTTGTTTAAAGCCACCCTTGCTAAGCACTGTCTTCGTATTTGTGCCCTATCTTGTTTGCTTTACCTTCCTAGCAGCCAGGCTTACCAGCACGCAGTGGCGATGCCTGACCATTATTCAGCCACGATTGCCCAGCATATTCTTGATCGTGGGGGCAATGCTGTCGATGCCGCTGTGGCCGCCTCATTTGGTCTCGCGGTGACCTACCCTGAAGCCGGCAATTTGGGCGGGGGTGGTTTTATGCTGATGCGAATGCATCATCACAATTGGTTTTTAGACTATCGTGAAACCGCTCCGGCTCGCGCCCATCGTGACTTATTTTTAGATGAACAAGGTGAGGTGATACCCTTTGCGTCATTATTAGGACCGCAATCTAGCGGCGTACCGGGTCAAGTGATGGGCTTGTGGCAAGCGCATCAACGCTTTGGTCATTTACGTTGGCAGGAGGTTTTAGCACCCGCGATTGAATTAGCTGAACAGGGTTTTGTGGTTACAAAAGAATTGGCTGATGTTGCTGAATGGTATAGTGGCTGGTCTAGCGATAAAGGCTATAGTAACAACTTTAATACTTATTTTGGCAATTTGGTTGTGGGTGAGCGGCTGGTTCAGCCTGAGCTGGCGGCAACGCTAAAGCGCCTGTCACGTGATGGTGTGCGGGAGTTTTATCATGGTGAAACGGCCGATTTAATTGTCGCGCATCAACAACGTATTGGCGGTTTGATTACCCATCAAGATCTGGCCAACTATCACGCCATTTGGCGCGAACCTGTACAAGCTAACTGGCAAGGTATGACGGTCGTGTCCGCCCCACCGCCCAGCTCAGGCGGTATTGCGCTGATTCAATTGCTATTGATGGCCGAACAACATCAACTGGCACTCAAGGCTGAATCTCATAATTCGGCGCACTATATCCATATTCTAGCGGAGCTGAAAAAACGCGCCTATGCCGATCGTGCAGAATACTTAGGCGACAGTGATTTTGTTGCCGTACCGATAGAAAGGTTGATTGATCCCGCTTATATTGCTAAGCGCGCCGCTGAGATTGACCTGACTGCCCCCAGCGCTACTGAAGCCGTTGCACCAGGCCTGGCACCGTTTAATGAGTCTGAACAAACCTCGCATTTTTCAATTGTAGATCGCTGGGGCAATGCGGTGGCCAGCACCTTTACCCTAAACATGCCGTTCGGTAATGGCTGGGTCGTGCCTGGAGCCGGCTTTTTAATGAACAATGAAATGGATGATTTTTCTGCCAAACCCGGCGTGCCCAATTTATATGGTGTGATAGGGAATGAAGCGAATGCCATCGCGCCTAACAAACGGATGTTGTCATCGATGAGCCCAACCCTCGTCATTGCGAATCAAAAGGTCGATGCGGTACTGGGCACGCCAGGCGGTTCAACGATTATTACCAGCGTGTTTCAAACCCTGCTTAACAGTTACTGGTTTACTATGCCGTTACAGCAAGCCATTGATATCACTCGCGTCCATCATCAACTTTGGCCATCACAACAGATAGGTTTTCACCCAGAACTCGATAGCAGCACACAACAACAATTGCGCGAGATGGGGTATCAAGTGGAAGCACGACGCTTTTTTGGCGATATGCAAGTGATTAAGCGACAAGCCGATGGCACGTTTGACGCAGCATCAGACCAACGTGGGCGCGGTGAAAGCCGCGTTTGGCCGCAACCGCAGTAA
- the gcvH gene encoding glycine cleavage system protein GcvH, with protein MSRLPEHLRYCTTHEWVYIDQDGLAVVGITDFAQESLGDLVNADLPEVGDSVSAGDDIMVLESVKTASDIHAPISGEIVAVNEALENEPELVNDEPYDAGWLFKIKPDDVSELEDLFTAEDYQAEIDG; from the coding sequence ATGAGCCGACTACCTGAACACCTTAGATACTGCACGACCCACGAATGGGTTTATATTGACCAAGACGGTTTAGCCGTGGTGGGAATTACAGATTTTGCCCAAGAGTCTTTGGGCGATTTAGTGAATGCCGACCTACCGGAAGTGGGTGATAGTGTCAGTGCCGGTGATGACATTATGGTGCTTGAATCGGTTAAAACGGCTTCCGATATTCATGCACCCATCAGTGGTGAAATTGTAGCGGTCAATGAAGCCTTAGAAAATGAGCCAGAATTGGTTAATGATGAACCCTATGACGCCGGCTGGCTATTTAAGATTAAGCCCGATGATGTTAGCGAGCTAGAGGATCTATTTACCGCAGAAGACTACCAGGCCGAAATCGATGGCTGA
- a CDS encoding class I SAM-dependent rRNA methyltransferase, with amino-acid sequence MADLQNLRLKKNEERRIKQGHMWVFSNEVDTQVTPLKAFEPGQQVVVEASNGKALGLAYVNPNSLICARVFSRDTKHQLGMTFFKKRLQQAQALRELNYDQPYYRLAFGESDGLPGLVIDRFNDVFVAQITTAGMEACKDDVLQVLINLYHPRAVVWRNDTASRDIEGLERYQALAYGELPEQVELVENGVRFIVPGLGGQKTGWFYDHRSGRARCAELVKDKRVLDVFSYLGGWGVLAAVAGAREVACVDASEAALDGVHLNAELNGVADKVTSYQGNAFEVLTALAQQAEKFDVVIVDPPAFIKRKKDFKAGSEGYRRVNELAMRLVEPNGVLVSASCSHHMPRATLISQVQAAASHLDRTVTLFDQAGQAPDHPIHPAIPETEYLKTLFFRVSPKW; translated from the coding sequence ATGGCTGATTTACAAAATCTACGCTTAAAAAAGAACGAAGAACGCCGCATTAAGCAAGGTCATATGTGGGTGTTCAGTAACGAAGTGGATACCCAGGTTACGCCGTTAAAGGCATTTGAGCCAGGTCAACAGGTTGTGGTTGAAGCGAGTAATGGCAAGGCGTTGGGGTTGGCCTATGTTAATCCTAATAGCCTCATTTGCGCGCGAGTGTTTAGCCGTGACACCAAACATCAGCTAGGGATGACCTTTTTTAAAAAACGCTTACAACAAGCGCAAGCACTCCGCGAACTCAACTACGACCAGCCTTATTATCGTCTTGCTTTTGGTGAAAGTGATGGGTTACCAGGCCTGGTGATTGATCGTTTTAACGATGTGTTTGTCGCCCAAATTACCACGGCGGGTATGGAAGCCTGTAAAGATGATGTTTTGCAAGTGTTGATTAATCTTTATCACCCGCGTGCGGTGGTGTGGCGTAATGATACGGCTAGCCGAGATATCGAAGGCTTAGAGCGCTATCAAGCGCTGGCCTATGGCGAGCTACCCGAGCAAGTGGAACTGGTTGAAAATGGAGTGCGTTTTATTGTTCCCGGTCTAGGGGGACAAAAAACTGGCTGGTTTTATGATCATCGTTCAGGGCGGGCGCGTTGTGCCGAATTGGTCAAGGATAAGCGCGTGCTGGATGTGTTCAGCTACCTAGGGGGCTGGGGCGTATTAGCCGCCGTGGCCGGTGCGCGCGAAGTCGCTTGTGTTGATGCTTCTGAAGCAGCGCTAGATGGTGTGCACCTTAATGCGGAGCTGAATGGTGTGGCTGATAAAGTCACCAGTTATCAAGGCAATGCGTTTGAAGTGCTGACGGCACTCGCACAACAGGCTGAAAAATTTGATGTGGTGATTGTCGATCCGCCGGCTTTTATTAAACGAAAAAAAGATTTTAAGGCGGGTTCAGAAGGTTACCGACGGGTTAATGAGTTGGCGATGCGTTTAGTCGAGCCGAATGGTGTATTGGTGTCGGCATCCTGTTCACACCACATGCCGCGAGCGACTTTGATATCACAGGTCCAAGCTGCCGCCAGTCATTTAGATCGCACCGTGACCCTATTTGATCAAGCGGGGCAGGCGCCGGATCATCCGATTCATCCTGCGATACCTGAAACAGAGTACCTAAAAACGCTGTTTTTTAGGGTATCGCCAAAATGGTAA
- a CDS encoding NAD-dependent succinate-semialdehyde dehydrogenase, with translation MALQSINPATGEKLAEFEAWDQERLDLAVRRAAAEFPEWSQRTSMAERCQLMKNAARVLREQQDELAKLITLEMGKSINEAKSEIEKSAWVCEFYAENGPAFLADELIETDASKSYICYQPLGVVLAVMPWNYPFWQVFRFAAPALIAGNIGLLKHASNVPQCAQAIEQVFLDAGFPPYVFTNLMIGSDQVESVIRHRHVRAVTLTGSEPAGRKVAAIAGAELKKTVLELGGSDAFIVMNDADIPAAVEAAVTSRYLNMGQSCIAAKRFIIDQFVYEDFISRLKAAVEAKFVAGDPLEPATTLCPMARQDLLDELHQQVQTCVKYGARLVTGGYQLDRPGCYYAPTILADISSAMPAYREEFFGPVALIFKATEPAHAVGLANATNFGLGGAVWSSDGATAETMALRMESGACFVNGFTKSDPRLPFGGVKNSGYGRELSYHGIREFTNVKSIWIK, from the coding sequence ATGGCATTGCAATCAATTAATCCTGCAACCGGTGAAAAGCTGGCTGAATTTGAAGCCTGGGATCAAGAACGCTTAGATTTAGCGGTTCGCCGTGCGGCCGCTGAGTTTCCTGAATGGTCACAACGCACCTCGATGGCAGAGCGTTGTCAGTTGATGAAAAACGCCGCTAGAGTCTTGCGTGAACAGCAAGATGAACTGGCGAAACTCATTACCCTTGAAATGGGTAAGTCGATTAATGAAGCCAAATCCGAAATCGAAAAATCCGCCTGGGTGTGTGAGTTTTATGCCGAAAACGGCCCGGCCTTCTTGGCCGACGAGCTGATTGAAACCGATGCCAGCAAAAGCTATATTTGCTACCAACCGCTTGGCGTGGTGCTGGCAGTGATGCCTTGGAACTATCCGTTTTGGCAGGTGTTTCGCTTTGCTGCGCCGGCACTGATTGCTGGAAATATTGGCTTGTTAAAACACGCCTCGAATGTACCGCAATGCGCCCAAGCTATTGAACAGGTATTTTTAGATGCGGGCTTCCCGCCCTATGTCTTTACCAACTTAATGATTGGCTCCGATCAGGTGGAAAGTGTGATTCGCCATCGTCACGTGCGCGCTGTTACACTAACCGGTAGCGAACCAGCCGGACGCAAAGTCGCGGCCATTGCCGGAGCGGAATTGAAAAAGACCGTGCTTGAGCTGGGTGGCTCGGATGCCTTTATTGTGATGAACGATGCGGATATACCGGCGGCAGTGGAGGCGGCGGTAACCAGCCGTTATCTAAATATGGGGCAAAGTTGCATTGCCGCTAAGCGTTTCATTATTGATCAGTTTGTTTACGAAGACTTTATTAGTCGTCTGAAAGCGGCTGTGGAAGCTAAGTTTGTGGCAGGCGACCCGCTCGAACCAGCCACCACGCTCTGCCCGATGGCGCGTCAAGACTTGTTAGACGAGCTGCATCAACAGGTACAAACCTGCGTTAAATATGGCGCGCGCCTAGTAACCGGCGGTTATCAACTGGATCGCCCCGGTTGCTATTACGCACCGACCATTTTGGCCGATATTTCTAGCGCGATGCCCGCCTATCGTGAAGAGTTTTTTGGGCCGGTTGCCTTGATTTTTAAAGCTACTGAACCGGCGCATGCCGTGGGTTTAGCGAATGCGACCAACTTTGGTTTAGGTGGGGCTGTTTGGAGTAGCGATGGCGCCACAGCCGAAACTATGGCGTTGCGAATGGAGTCCGGCGCGTGTTTTGTTAATGGCTTTACCAAGTCTGATCCACGCTTACCCTTTGGTGGCGTGAAAAACTCCGGTTATGGTCGCGAACTGTCTTATCACGGCATTCGCGAGTTTACCAACGTCAAATCGATTTGGATTAAATAA